Proteins from a genomic interval of Crassostrea angulata isolate pt1a10 chromosome 7, ASM2561291v2, whole genome shotgun sequence:
- the LOC128157391 gene encoding uncharacterized protein LOC128157391 translates to MMSNQTLSIPYITPCWAKYLVIPGNTSIAMFSFAVFTILVFGIFKDCASSHKSHVNRDVPYDELIDRIQRYLALRQNDIAAPSTRTPDATPSPGPKPSPGPTPSPGTNAAGSTSSRPDTTHAPPGTPLAPSTQYPYFMNGSFPATPSSGPSVGPFQGNFSLDTNLHCPILTELLMRRVVKFPRTDDMTDSITVYPEKFRPLLRTAIKLLSFAKDPDVAALFLLRRFTRDVMESRLRCGTAKYQQVFIYAIIQEMKMLLQNNSVAGNIVASLQGFPRSQNLSQMIMNSVKGAIFNDLMDFAIKMEFGELDALVERFYNYVERRFREMIMHGGSRDTWAPNFLEEMRHFLVNQPGLQCTSLEKMKWNHAWVVNETKNGFLDMEQTGYIHRVGLRMLTRLASEFYGKEWPNYETTFPYDTIMNSLIGYTKQVMNVMADYERKLFNSPLNSIEAILSKYLAPGQQQEFRHIINFLTSPHPTPFPPSPYPSGSPTTDWNTIRIKVQESQSYLKRLLYMLESSTGSPDDMKKLVTEAVTRLDRLLSYLPSHTVV, encoded by the exons ATGATGTCCAATCAAACACTTTCTATTCCCTATATAACACCGTGCTGGGCAAAGTACTTGGTCATCCCAGGAAACACGAGCATCGCAATGTTCTCGTTCGCTGTATTCACAATTCTTGTGTTCGGTATATTTAAGG ATTGTGCCTCTTCCCATAAATCGCACGTGAACCGAGACGTTCCATACGATGAGCTGATAGACAGAATTCAGCGTTACCTGGCTCTGCGTCAGAATGACATAGCGGCGCCCAGCACCAGAACTCCTGACGCTACACCCTCCCCGGGTCCCAAACCCTCCCCAGGACCCACGCCTTCCCCGGGAACCAATGCCGCCGGGAGTACGTCGTCACGACCGGATACTACCCACGCACCCCCTGGCACTCCACTCGCCCCGTCAACACAATACCCTTACTTCATGAATGGTAGCTTCCCAGCGACACCTTCCTCTGGACCCAGTGTTGGACCGTTTCAAGGAAACTTTAGCTTGGATACAAACCTCCATTGTCCCATTCTGACGGAACTTCTCATGAGGCGCGTCGTCAAGTTCCCACGAACAGATGATATGACGG ATTCTATTACTGTTTACCCGGAGAAGTTTCGTCCCTTGTTGAGAACCGCCATCAAACTCCTGTCCTTTGCTAAAGACCCGGATGTCGCAGCTCTTTTCCTGCTCAGAAGATTTACACGGGATGTCATGGAATCACGGCTAAGATGTGGCACGGCTAAATACCAGCAGGTCTTCATTT ATGCCATCATCCAGGAAATGAAGATGCTGTTACAGAATAACTCGGTGGCTGGAAACATTGTAGCCAGTCTACAGGGGTTTCCGAGGTCCCAGAATTTATCGCAGATGATCATGAACTCTGTCAAGGGCGCGATTTTCAACGACCTAATGGATTTTGCAATCAAAATGGAGTTTGggg AGCTTGACGCCTTGGTGGAGAGGTTCTATAACTACGTGGAGCGCCGCTTCAGAGAGATGATCATGCACGGTGGGTCACGAGACACGTGGGCACCCAACTTCCTGGAGGAAATGCGTCACTTCCTGGTCAACCAGCCTGGGCTTCAGTGTACCAGCCTAGAGAAGATGAAGTGGAACCATGCCTGGGTGGTTAATGAAACCAAAAATGG ttttctaGACATGGAGCAGACTGGGTACATTCACAGAGTAGGCCTCCGGATGCTGACTCGGTTGGCCTCGGAGTTCTACGGCAAAGAGTGGCCCAACTATGAGACTACTTTCCCGTATGACACCATCATGAACTCCTTGATCGGCTACACTAAGCAGGTGATGAACGTCATGGCGGACTACGAGCGCAAACTCTTCAACAGCCCCCTCAACAGCATCGAGGCAATCTTGTCCAAGTACCTAG CACCAGGACAACAGCAAGAGTTCCGACACATTATAAATTTCCTGACCTCCCCTCACCCCACACCCTTCCCTCCCTCACCTTACCCCAGCGGCTCACCTACAACAG ATTGGAACACCATTAGGATTAAAGTTCAGGAAAGCCAGAGCTACCTGAAAAG ATTACTGTACATGTTGGAATCATCCACCGGAAGTCCAGATGACATGAAAAAGCTTGTGACGGAAGCAGTGACCCGACTGGACAGGCTTTTGAGTTATCTCCCCTCTCACACTGTTGTTTAA